GTCAAGAAAAGTGTTATTGAAAGTCTCTTTCAATGAAATTAATAAGCATAATTTGTCATATTTGAAATCCAACCCATGAAAGGAACCTGGTTAATTATCAGATAATTATTTAGTCTTTCAATATGGTGTGAGTCTCATGATTCTCTatgtttttttaatgtaattaaaaGATCAAATGGATGCTAATGTGGGCCCTTTCATTTCTTATGTAGTTCCTTATAAGGCATGCAACATCAGGATCCAAAAAACAATTTATAGTCAAATGGATTAATCCAAAGTTGTTCTTTGAGAATCACAACCATCCATTCTGAAAATCCAAAGACTaccaagttggagttatttaAATGGAGCTTAAAAATAATAGTGATAAATGGAGAGTTCTTGATAGACTTATTGCTTATCACTCTCATCACAAAGGAAGTTAGGAAGCCCCTAAAAGTTTCTTATAAGGATACTGAAGGTGTGTTTGGAATGCATTTTCGGAATACATTATGGGTATAGAACACATTCTAAAgcgagaaaatagagaaaaattgaGTATTAGAATCTGTTATAGACCCaaaatctattccaagaatgcataccaaacacagcctgaaattaaccttttattttaagaaaactTCCAATGTTGGTTCCACCCAAGTAGGGAATCAATTGTAGGTGGGTTTTGGATCTCTTTAATCCTCAATGGTACATGTTTGGTCTTTGATTATATTCCATTTCCAAACCCTGCAAAAGCCAGCAATCAATGAATCAAGTCAAGCCTCGTCTTCGTTCCAAAACTTTAACCTATACACAAAGCAAACTGTTTAAAAAGGCCCATTTTAATATTAAACTCTTGAGTTAGATAGGGCAATCTATTAATCCTTTGGAAAAATTTAGGTGAGCCAATTGTAGCCTAGGCTGATTCATTTACTAGTGGAGAATGGAGACTCCATCATTTGTAACTTTGACGCTTCTGTATCTTTTTCAACTGTTTAAGAATGCCGATGTCAAGaagagagggttctctgagcaaaaGGCATACGGGAGCACATCAATGAGGGGCGACGGAATGATTTTGTACATAGAGAGCAAAGaggttattttatatttcatacATAGGAGGCAAAGAGGTTAAAAGTTACACCCCCccaaagataaaagaaagaaaaatagaaaccaggaaagaaaaaagggtcAAACAATTAGATGAACACATGATAATATACATATTAGCTAGGCCTACATTTTGTAATCTGTGGCTCAATTTGCCTGTAAACACAACCAAATGATCATCTGTTCAACTCCTAATCAAAGTACAACCAtcaaaacatgttttaaagGACAGAGCTAGAAAAATGTAAGTTCAGTTCATGTAATGAATCCTATATCACAGTGAGAATAAAGCAAAGCTATGGAAAACAAAAGGATTCCAAACAGAAACTATGATTCAATACAGATGGGGTATAAACCTTTAAAATCACAAGGGAGAAACTATGTTCATAACAACACTGTCAGAATCAATACTAATGGGTACCCAATTTGTGTATAATGTGGCTCTACAATCACAGAAACAATCAGAGTTCGACCAGTCAACGCACAGCATTACTCCTCTTAGATGACATAAGAGAATGACACCCTCCAGCTTTGCTGTTCAGAACTCCTTTGCAGCAATGTCAATCGATCttatggaaaaggaaatttattGAAACTGACAAATGTTCTTGTCTGGAAAGCCTGAGTCCCTCTGAAGTTActatcatttcttcttcctactTCTCAAAAGAGCCAAGTTTTACTCCATCAGATGTGACTAAACTGTCCTGAAGCACCATTATTCAATTGTTTCTTCCAACCTATCATGTTCCATTGTTTCAGCAATCAAATGAACGGAAGACATTTGGAAGGGATAACATTGTTCTTCTCCTTGCATATAATGGCATAGAAGCATCCAAAAGAGATAGTGATCTCCCTGGATTACTGGTAAATACAATGAACACAAGTTCTTCGGCATGCTAACTGGCAGACCACTCTTTCCCAACTTTCTTGCATCTTCATCTGCAACACCAAATGATGTCACCATCTAACAATATCAATCGTCTTTACACATCAAAACTTCAGGATGATATGTCCCGTTCTTCTCAGATCCAACCTGGGATTTGCAAACTATGTAGGCATTACTACTACACTCACCATCAACCACCATCTCCACAACCTTCGAATCCACGACTCCAGCTTCAACACCCCAATTTCCAGTAACTCCAACCTTGCCACGGGATCGTCTGGAAGGCCTTGGTATTGAAATCTCTCGTGAAAGGGCCTCTGCACTCCTCTTCCTTCGCTTTGTGTTCGTAAACCCACAAGCAAGAGCCTCCAATGCCTTTGTTGTCAATGGTCGGTTTCTTGTGCTCTGCCTCCGGGCATTTACAGTAGGCTGCTGATTGGCATTATTGGTTCTCAATGCTTTGGAATCCTCCGGCTGCTGGCTGATTTCAGATGGTAGCAATGACCTCTTTGGGTCTTCCAGGCTGTCAACATCTTCAGTAAAGGGTTCCTCAGTTTCAAAATCTGGTGGAGCATGGGGTAGATTAAGGTCAATCAAAGTCTGCGATTGAGGTTTCGCATTATGTAGTTCACCAAAACAATTCCCAGTGAGAATCCCTTCACTGCTCTCGTCTGGACTGCCTTTAGCTGAAGAACCTGTAGAAGATACCTTATCCAGAGATTGCCTCACTAGAGAAACCATGTTATCACTTGCAAAAGGTGAGTTTGACTGCAAAGAAGGCTCCTCTTGTTTTTGTACAGGAGCCACAGAAAAACTGTTCCTGCTGCGGCTTGTTTCTGAATGACTACAAGCAGTCAACCTCCGCCTTTTTGTGACAGGGGCATGGTTTGACTGGCTGGGTTTCACCCTCTGGCTGACTTTGCACCTAGTCTTCCTTGGTTGCTTCTCAGTATTGGAGTATGTATTCTCAAGATTGTCTGATGGACCACTGGAGGGACCTGGACCATTAGCAATTTGGATGACTTTGCACCTAGTCTTCTTTGGTTGCTTCTCAGTATTGGAGTTTGTGTTCACATGATTGTCTGATGGACCACTGGAGGGACCTGGACCATTAACAATCTGGCTGACTGGGCACTTAGTCTTCCTTGGTTGCTTCTCAATATTGCGATATGAATTCCCATGATTGTCTGATGGTCCATTTGAGGGATCTTGACAGTAAGTTGGCATCGCATGCTTAATGCAATTTGTTGTGTCAGAATAGGAGCCCCTGTCAAACATGACCTTTGAAGGGCTGGAAGTATTAGCATCGCCTTGATTGTGAGCCGGGTTTggataatccacattctcatcaGAGCTATCTCCCTCAGGTTCTCTGGATATGTTAGTTGGGATGGAAGTATTCGTAGTGTCGACAGGTATACTTCGTAGTTCTCTGACTTTTGATGGTTCTTCTCCATGAACCAAACTGGTATCCACGATAGTAAACTTCATGAGCTCTGACTTACAATTTGAAAGGCGTGGTCGAAGATAACAAGGTCGTTGATGATCAGAGAACCCACCTTGATCCAATTTTAGCTCTGAGTCCCAACTAAATTCTTCCTTGCCTTCACTTTTAACTGCTTCAACCTCAAGCTCCAGAAGCCTTGGGTCTGACGCAACTTTATTCAAGACATCACTGACAGAATCAAAGTATTGGTTTCCTTTCACAAGTCTCCTTCTCGAGAACTTCTTAACACCAGGTACAAGAAACACCAGAGCATGCTTGGAACCAGTATAACCATGATTCTTAGGCTGCTCAGAATGCCACCCTCTTGCAAGTAAACGGGGCCAAACAGCTTCCCAAAAAAGATCATTTGACCGGGCTTTGCTTAACCGGAAGTCTCCTGTTAGAAACTTAATGATGTCCCCAGATGTAAGTAACGAGCATGCCTTGCCAATTGGTATTTCAGGACGAGTAGAAATAACTTGATTGGCCTTTAGAGGCTCCATCATGATGCCTGTCAGATCTTGTTTCCCTTTACCAATTCCTACAGCTTCAATAAGGACTTTCATGCCAACTGTAGCCTTTAAGGTGGAGGTAAATTCTTCCAAAGAAATTTTTCCCTCTCCAAATGTCCTAGACACCTGCCAATCGCTCACAACTGAGTTGCAGACAGAAGGGCAAAGTATTTGCTAAACAGATAAGAAGCAATAATAGTTACAAACACAAGTCCAACATTTTCTTAACCAATCACTTCCACCAAAGATTTGGAGACATCTGCTAGCATTGAACTTTATCATCTAAAACTTAACAGAGGTAAAAGAGAGTAAAAGATTTCAACACAGGAGGCTTTAACGGTGAAATATGACAAGGATACCTCCATGCCAATGTCCATTAACGAGGATAATGGAAGTAGCATCATATTGTGACATTTCATACATTCTCTCCAATTAAGGAGTTGCTAACATCAAAATTTTCCTAAGGAAGTCTGCGTAATCATTGGAAAAAGCCTATAACAGGATATGCAAATTTTTTACCAGCAACACAGGTAAGAAGAACAGTGTTTAAAAAGATAACCCCGCGTAATTTCGAAGGATTccttttccttgattttcattatTTCAAAAGATGCACCCGTGTAATTTCTaatccatttcctttcattggtGTCCTATGTTTTTCTGTATGTACTAATCTTTACAGACCAATATTAATGAGATTAACATCTTATCAATGTTTGTCTGATAAGCACCTCAGCAGTTGCTAGACCCACTACGTGTATGTACGCATAATATTAATCTGTACATTCTTGGTTCACTATTCTAAGTTCTCAAGCTTAGTTCCCACACATATGCATGTTCTCAGCATGCAAATTTTTAACTCCAGATGTTGCAGTGAAAGGCTATTTTACTGCTACGTAAGGCTAAAACTAACATCTGTATTGAATCAGTGAAACACATCATATGGAAAGCATTTCATCATCAGCTTCTGCTGCAATATGCATACTTAAGAACTT
This Macadamia integrifolia cultivar HAES 741 chromosome 10, SCU_Mint_v3, whole genome shotgun sequence DNA region includes the following protein-coding sequences:
- the LOC122092155 gene encoding uncharacterized protein LOC122092155 isoform X1 is translated as MELVVGRTFQGKDFFVRVTEMDSAELNLECIEETCSDQLLAPGYPEISSIVGDQQVLPRIGDQYQVEIPPLIEDSGSIQLIKKSIDSDDMVDVTNSFLMGLPIPIMWVHDELANVKLELLECLGNPDEDQNGLVEFGNNKEDQIILNNGDLKLESLDVSLKYGKGVGPSQSLESTAVVSKQMDVELPMVPENKSNLVQMRGGRTYCPFPGSLGGSWSDIEKESFILGLYVFGKNLIQVKKFMESKEMGDILSFYYGEFYRSDGHRKWSECRKMRSRKCIHGQRIFTGWRQQELLSRLLPHMSEECQNTLLEVSRTFGEGKISLEEFTSTLKATVGMKVLIEAVGIGKGKQDLTGIMMEPLKANQVISTRPEIPIGKACSLLTSGDIIKFLTGDFRLSKARSNDLFWEAVWPRLLARGWHSEQPKNHGYTGSKHALVFLVPGVKKFSRRRLVKGNQYFDSVSDVLNKVASDPRLLELEVEAVKSEGKEEFSWDSELKLDQGGFSDHQRPCYLRPRLSNCKSELMKFTIVDTSLVHGEEPSKVRELRSIPVDTTNTSIPTNISREPEGDSSDENVDYPNPAHNQGDANTSSPSKVMFDRGSYSDTTNCIKHAMPTYCQDPSNGPSDNHGNSYRNIEKQPRKTKCPVSQIVNGPGPSSGPSDNHVNTNSNTEKQPKKTRCKVIQIANGPGPSSGPSDNLENTYSNTEKQPRKTRCKVSQRVKPSQSNHAPVTKRRRLTACSHSETSRSRNSFSVAPVQKQEEPSLQSNSPFASDNMVSLVRQSLDKVSSTGSSAKGSPDESSEGILTGNCFGELHNAKPQSQTLIDLNLPHAPPDFETEEPFTEDVDSLEDPKRSLLPSEISQQPEDSKALRTNNANQQPTVNARRQSTRNRPLTTKALEALACGFTNTKRRKRSAEALSREISIPRPSRRSRGKVGVTGNWGVEAGVVDSKVVEMVVDGECSSNAYIVCKSQVGSEKNGTYHPEVLMCKDD
- the LOC122092155 gene encoding uncharacterized protein LOC122092155 isoform X3, with amino-acid sequence MEMDSAELNLECIEETCSDQLLAPGYPEISSIVGDQQVLPRIGDQYQVEIPPLIEDSGSIQLIKKSIDSDDMVDVTNSFLMGLPIPIMWVHDELANVKLELLECLGNPDEDQNGLVEFGNNKEDQIILNNGDLKLESLDVSLKYGKGVGPSQSLESTAVVSKQMDVELPMVPENKSNLVQMRGGRTYCPFPGSLGGSWSDIEKESFILGLYVFGKNLIQVKKFMESKEMGDILSFYYGEFYRSDGHRKWSECRKMRSRKCIHGQRIFTGWRQQELLSRLLPHMSEECQNTLLEVSRTFGEGKISLEEFTSTLKATVGMKVLIEAVGIGKGKQDLTGIMMEPLKANQVISTRPEIPIGKACSLLTSGDIIKFLTGDFRLSKARSNDLFWEAVWPRLLARGWHSEQPKNHGYTGSKHALVFLVPGVKKFSRRRLVKGNQYFDSVSDVLNKVASDPRLLELEVEAVKSEGKEEFSWDSELKLDQGGFSDHQRPCYLRPRLSNCKSELMKFTIVDTSLVHGEEPSKVRELRSIPVDTTNTSIPTNISREPEGDSSDENVDYPNPAHNQGDANTSSPSKVMFDRGSYSDTTNCIKHAMPTYCQDPSNGPSDNHGNSYRNIEKQPRKTKCPVSQIVNGPGPSSGPSDNHVNTNSNTEKQPKKTRCKVIQIANGPGPSSGPSDNLENTYSNTEKQPRKTRCKVSQRVKPSQSNHAPVTKRRRLTACSHSETSRSRNSFSVAPVQKQEEPSLQSNSPFASDNMVSLVRQSLDKVSSTGSSAKGSPDESSEGILTGNCFGELHNAKPQSQTLIDLNLPHAPPDFETEEPFTEDVDSLEDPKRSLLPSEISQQPEDSKALRTNNANQQPTVNARRQSTRNRPLTTKALEALACGFTNTKRRKRSAEALSREISIPRPSRRSRGKVGVTGNWGVEAGVVDSKVVEMVVDGECSSNAYIVCKSQVGSEKNGTYHPEVLMCKDD
- the LOC122092155 gene encoding uncharacterized protein LOC122092155 isoform X2: MEQMDSAELNLECIEETCSDQLLAPGYPEISSIVGDQQVLPRIGDQYQVEIPPLIEDSGSIQLIKKSIDSDDMVDVTNSFLMGLPIPIMWVHDELANVKLELLECLGNPDEDQNGLVEFGNNKEDQIILNNGDLKLESLDVSLKYGKGVGPSQSLESTAVVSKQMDVELPMVPENKSNLVQMRGGRTYCPFPGSLGGSWSDIEKESFILGLYVFGKNLIQVKKFMESKEMGDILSFYYGEFYRSDGHRKWSECRKMRSRKCIHGQRIFTGWRQQELLSRLLPHMSEECQNTLLEVSRTFGEGKISLEEFTSTLKATVGMKVLIEAVGIGKGKQDLTGIMMEPLKANQVISTRPEIPIGKACSLLTSGDIIKFLTGDFRLSKARSNDLFWEAVWPRLLARGWHSEQPKNHGYTGSKHALVFLVPGVKKFSRRRLVKGNQYFDSVSDVLNKVASDPRLLELEVEAVKSEGKEEFSWDSELKLDQGGFSDHQRPCYLRPRLSNCKSELMKFTIVDTSLVHGEEPSKVRELRSIPVDTTNTSIPTNISREPEGDSSDENVDYPNPAHNQGDANTSSPSKVMFDRGSYSDTTNCIKHAMPTYCQDPSNGPSDNHGNSYRNIEKQPRKTKCPVSQIVNGPGPSSGPSDNHVNTNSNTEKQPKKTRCKVIQIANGPGPSSGPSDNLENTYSNTEKQPRKTRCKVSQRVKPSQSNHAPVTKRRRLTACSHSETSRSRNSFSVAPVQKQEEPSLQSNSPFASDNMVSLVRQSLDKVSSTGSSAKGSPDESSEGILTGNCFGELHNAKPQSQTLIDLNLPHAPPDFETEEPFTEDVDSLEDPKRSLLPSEISQQPEDSKALRTNNANQQPTVNARRQSTRNRPLTTKALEALACGFTNTKRRKRSAEALSREISIPRPSRRSRGKVGVTGNWGVEAGVVDSKVVEMVVDGECSSNAYIVCKSQVGSEKNGTYHPEVLMCKDD